One Devosia litorisediminis genomic window carries:
- a CDS encoding DUF4145 domain-containing protein, whose protein sequence is MTELWTGTGVSQTGNQPNSKINDLTRCPHCSVAAPNLEPVWSDSFKHVGTLGWAAFRCGTCKYVVVARIMYTPQKFIIKAMWPEAKVAHDDIPEPARTFLQQAYETLHAPDAAAVMAGSAVDAMLKAHDLTEGSLYSRIDTALKQNILTKAMSDWAHEVRLGSNRPRHADKESPHVSTDEAKQSVEFAEALASFLFVLTARIQRGIEAAEKAG, encoded by the coding sequence ATGACGGAACTTTGGACCGGAACCGGTGTGTCGCAGACGGGCAATCAGCCCAACAGCAAGATTAATGATCTGACGCGCTGCCCACATTGCTCTGTAGCGGCTCCCAACCTAGAGCCGGTTTGGAGTGACAGTTTCAAGCATGTTGGTACGTTAGGCTGGGCCGCATTTCGTTGTGGCACATGTAAGTATGTAGTTGTGGCCCGAATTATGTACACGCCGCAGAAGTTTATCATCAAGGCGATGTGGCCTGAGGCAAAGGTGGCGCACGATGACATTCCTGAGCCAGCAAGAACCTTTCTACAGCAGGCGTATGAGACCCTACATGCGCCCGATGCTGCTGCCGTAATGGCAGGCAGTGCCGTCGATGCAATGCTGAAAGCGCACGACCTAACTGAAGGGTCATTGTACTCGCGCATCGACACAGCGCTGAAGCAGAATATTCTTACTAAAGCCATGTCCGACTGGGCGCACGAAGTGCGACTTGGTTCCAATCGCCCGCGCCACGCCGACAAAGAAAGTCCCCACGTTTCCACCGACGAAGCAAAGCAATCGGTCGAGTTTGCGGAAGCTTTGGCCAGTTTCCTTTTCGTGCTCACCGCTCGCATTCAGCGCGGCATAGAGGCGGCTGAGAAGGCGGGCTAA
- a CDS encoding sodium-dependent bicarbonate transport family permease encodes METLFSPMILFFVLGALAVLVRSDLSIPDVVGKALALYLMAAIGLKGGVQVSQSGFTTELALAGVAGVALSFLLPLPAFWVLRRLGKLDPLNAGSVAAHYGSVSVVTFVTGVEILGAHGLPPAGYMVAVLALMETPAILTGLWLVRKSASTDSASPKGHLREALTNGSVLLMVGSFAIGLIAGPKGFAPIQPVFEGAFRGILCLFLLDMGLVAARFLHKTKSLTPPLAGLAIALALVNGTIGVLVGTLIGLDTGSVAALGILAGSASYIAVPAAIRLALPDADIGLPLAMSLGITFPFNILLGVPLFKAMAQALA; translated from the coding sequence ATGGAAACCCTGTTCTCTCCCATGATCCTGTTCTTCGTGCTCGGTGCGCTTGCCGTTCTGGTGCGCAGCGATCTGAGCATCCCCGACGTCGTGGGCAAGGCGCTGGCGCTCTATCTGATGGCCGCCATCGGGCTCAAGGGCGGCGTGCAGGTGTCCCAGTCCGGCTTCACCACGGAACTGGCACTGGCGGGTGTCGCCGGCGTGGCCCTGAGCTTCCTGTTGCCGCTGCCCGCCTTCTGGGTGCTGCGTCGGCTGGGCAAGCTTGATCCACTCAATGCCGGTTCCGTCGCCGCCCATTACGGCTCGGTTTCCGTGGTCACCTTCGTGACCGGTGTCGAAATTCTGGGTGCGCATGGCCTGCCGCCGGCGGGCTATATGGTGGCCGTGCTGGCGCTGATGGAAACGCCCGCCATCCTGACCGGGCTCTGGCTGGTGCGCAAATCCGCCAGTACCGATTCGGCCAGTCCAAAAGGTCATCTGCGCGAGGCCCTGACCAATGGTTCGGTTCTGCTCATGGTGGGCAGCTTCGCCATCGGCCTGATCGCCGGGCCAAAGGGCTTTGCCCCCATCCAGCCCGTCTTTGAAGGCGCCTTCCGGGGCATATTGTGCCTGTTCCTGCTCGATATGGGTCTGGTGGCGGCCCGCTTCCTGCACAAGACCAAAAGCCTGACACCGCCTCTGGCCGGACTTGCCATCGCGCTGGCGCTGGTCAATGGCACCATTGGTGTGCTGGTCGGCACGCTGATCGGGCTCGATACCGGCTCGGTCGCGGCGCTGGGCATCCTGGCCGGTAGTGCGAGCTATATCGCTGTGCCGGCCGCCATCCGACTGGCCTTGCCCGATGCCGATATCGGCCTACCCCTGGCCATGTCGCTGGGCATCACCTTCCCCTTCAATATCCTGTTGGGCGTCCCGCTGTTCAAGGCCATGGCACAGGCGTTGGCCTGA
- a CDS encoding DUF2188 domain-containing protein codes for MTHVTYDVVEHDGGYAYKVGDVFSETFPTHDAAHKAAESAAHRQQLGGETEAIQYQGANGKWHEELAQGGDRPETDVEDRLDD; via the coding sequence ATGACACATGTGACCTATGACGTGGTCGAACACGATGGCGGCTACGCCTACAAGGTCGGGGACGTGTTCTCCGAGACCTTCCCGACCCATGATGCTGCGCACAAGGCGGCGGAATCGGCAGCCCACCGTCAGCAATTGGGCGGCGAGACCGAGGCAATCCAATATCAGGGTGCCAATGGCAAGTGGCATGAGGAGCTGGCGCAGGGCGGCGACCGGCCCGAGACTGATGTCGAGGATAGGCTGGACGACTAA
- a CDS encoding NYN domain-containing protein, with amino-acid sequence MPSEPRSLRLAVLIDADNASAKIADGLFEEIAKIGEASVRRIYGDFSSPRSKGWIDVLAKHAIIPQQQFAYTIGKNASDITLVIDAMDLLHGGRLDGFCLVSSDSDFTRLAARIREQGVDVFGFGEQKTPESFRQACRRFIYTENLLPTPTVAADSAAPRSLQPVAAATKIISGIIAQMESDDGWVALGQVGSQLSNLASDFDPRTYGFRKLSDLVRGANAFDIQHPTGGTLRIRVRPKPNKQKLPPAKK; translated from the coding sequence ATGCCATCAGAGCCACGTTCTTTGCGCCTTGCCGTACTGATCGATGCCGATAATGCATCGGCCAAGATTGCCGATGGTCTGTTTGAAGAAATCGCCAAGATCGGCGAGGCCAGCGTGCGGCGCATCTATGGCGACTTTTCCAGCCCGCGCTCAAAGGGCTGGATCGATGTGCTGGCCAAACATGCCATCATCCCGCAACAGCAATTCGCCTATACCATAGGCAAGAACGCCTCCGACATCACCCTGGTCATCGACGCCATGGATCTGCTGCATGGTGGCCGCCTCGACGGGTTTTGTCTGGTGTCATCGGATAGCGACTTCACCCGGCTCGCCGCCCGCATTCGCGAGCAGGGCGTTGATGTATTCGGCTTTGGCGAACAGAAAACCCCCGAGAGCTTCCGCCAGGCCTGTCGGCGTTTCATCTACACCGAGAACCTGCTGCCCACGCCAACCGTGGCCGCCGACAGTGCTGCACCCCGATCGCTGCAACCGGTCGCAGCGGCGACAAAAATCATCAGCGGTATCATCGCCCAGATGGAAAGCGATGACGGCTGGGTGGCGCTGGGACAGGTGGGTAGTCAATTGTCCAATCTGGCATCGGACTTCGATCCCCGCACCTACGGTTTTCGCAAGCTGAGCGATCTGGTACGCGGCGCCAACGCTTTCGACATTCAGCACCCCACGGGCGGCACGCTCAGGATCCGGGTCAGGCCAAAGCCCAATAAACAAAAGCTGCCTCCGGCCAAAAAATAG
- a CDS encoding ammonium transporter: MDTTSVGLDVFFVLLGAILVFAMHGGFAFLEVGTVRHKNQVNALVKIMVDFAFSTIAYFFIGYWVAYGVTFFMSAADLSGADAAFPLQGFALVKFFFLATFAAAVPAIISGGIAERAKFWPQVLAASIIVGLIYPFFEGIVWNGNFGIQDWFANTFGAPVHDFAGSLVVHAVGGWLALAAVLHLGARTGRYGPQGRPYPPSSIPWLALGTWLLCVGWFGFNVMSAQSVAGATGLVAINSLMAMVGGIVVATIVGRRDPGFIHNGALAGLVAVCAGSDVMHPIGALLTGGAAGGIFVYCFTLTQEKFKIDDVLGVWPLHGLCGVWGGVAAGVFGLEALGGMGGVSFFSQLLGTAMAAGYAFIAGFALYWLTKRVLGIRLTDAEQRRGADLSIHSIGANPEGEF, encoded by the coding sequence ATGGACACGACCAGTGTCGGTCTCGACGTCTTTTTCGTTTTGCTCGGGGCCATTCTGGTCTTTGCCATGCATGGCGGCTTTGCCTTTCTCGAGGTGGGCACTGTCCGCCACAAGAATCAGGTCAACGCCCTGGTCAAGATCATGGTGGATTTCGCCTTTTCCACCATCGCCTATTTCTTCATCGGCTATTGGGTCGCCTATGGCGTGACCTTCTTCATGAGCGCCGCCGATCTCAGCGGCGCCGATGCGGCCTTCCCGCTGCAGGGCTTTGCACTGGTCAAATTCTTCTTTCTGGCGACCTTTGCAGCAGCGGTTCCGGCAATCATCTCGGGCGGCATTGCCGAGCGCGCCAAATTCTGGCCGCAGGTGCTGGCCGCCTCGATCATTGTCGGGCTGATCTATCCCTTCTTTGAAGGCATTGTCTGGAACGGCAATTTTGGCATTCAGGACTGGTTCGCCAATACCTTCGGTGCGCCGGTGCATGATTTTGCCGGCTCTCTGGTGGTCCATGCCGTCGGCGGCTGGCTGGCACTGGCGGCCGTGCTGCATCTGGGCGCCCGGACCGGGCGCTATGGCCCTCAGGGCCGCCCCTATCCTCCCTCATCGATTCCCTGGCTGGCGCTAGGCACCTGGCTGCTCTGTGTTGGCTGGTTCGGCTTCAATGTGATGTCGGCGCAATCGGTGGCAGGCGCCACCGGTCTGGTGGCGATCAATTCGCTGATGGCCATGGTTGGCGGCATCGTCGTGGCGACCATTGTCGGACGGCGCGATCCCGGCTTTATCCACAATGGTGCCCTGGCCGGGCTCGTTGCGGTCTGCGCCGGCTCCGACGTCATGCACCCCATCGGGGCCCTGCTCACCGGCGGCGCTGCCGGTGGCATCTTCGTTTATTGCTTCACCCTGACCCAGGAAAAATTCAAGATCGACGACGTGCTCGGCGTCTGGCCCCTGCACGGCCTGTGCGGCGTCTGGGGCGGTGTTGCAGCGGGTGTTTTTGGTCTCGAAGCCCTGGGCGGCATGGGGGGCGTCAGCTTCTTCAGCCAGCTTCTGGGCACCGCCATGGCCGCAGGATACGCCTTCATCGCCGGTTTTGCGCTGTACTGGCTGACCAAGCGCGTGCTGGGCATTCGCCTCACCGATGCCGAGCAGCGCCGCGGCGCGGATCTGTCGATCCATTCCATCGGCGCCAATCCCGAAGGCGAGTTCTAG
- a CDS encoding flavodoxin domain-containing protein — protein sequence MTVLIAYATSEGQTRKIARHIADRIADGGGAVELVHVADAEEIELGRFDRVILAGSIHIGHYQRALSDFAARYADQLNSRATLFVSVSLAAAGHDADDWNGFEPILDDFKAATGWTPGHVAQVAGAYQPSRYDIFRRFVMRRIVASKQPAGTDLDADKEYTDWPALDALVDGWIRTPAQ from the coding sequence ATGACAGTATTGATTGCCTATGCCACCAGCGAAGGGCAGACGCGCAAGATTGCCCGCCATATCGCAGACCGGATCGCCGATGGCGGCGGGGCGGTAGAACTTGTTCACGTTGCCGATGCGGAGGAGATCGAGCTGGGCCGGTTTGATCGGGTGATCCTGGCCGGCTCCATTCATATCGGGCACTACCAGCGTGCCCTCTCAGACTTTGCCGCCCGGTATGCCGATCAGCTCAACAGCAGGGCGACACTGTTTGTCTCGGTATCGCTGGCGGCCGCTGGTCACGACGCCGATGACTGGAACGGCTTCGAACCCATACTGGACGACTTCAAGGCGGCGACGGGCTGGACCCCGGGGCACGTGGCGCAGGTCGCCGGTGCCTATCAGCCGTCCAGATACGACATTTTCCGGAGGTTCGTGATGCGCCGCATCGTGGCATCCAAACAGCCAGCGGGAACCGATCTGGACGCCGACAAGGAGTATACCGACTGGCCGGCGCTGGACGCATTGGTCGATGGATGGATCAGGACACCTGCGCAATAG
- a CDS encoding aldo/keto reductase, giving the protein MKTYQLPHTDRTLSSVVLGMMRIPKMSDAEVQTLVGAARDAGINVFDHADIYGGARHACEARFGEAISFNAAEREDVFIQSKTGIGKGYFDFSEEHILKSVEGSLKALRTDYLDLLLLHRPDTLVEPDEVASAFDKLLAAGKVRNFGVSNQTPGQIDLLKTAVKQPLVANQVQLSITHAPLIAQGVAANMAGLDQSIDRDNGLLEYSRINNMMLQAWSPFQKGFFDGVFLGDRENFAELNDVIDELAGQYGVTPTGIAVAWIIRHPANIQVVLGTTNPGRVADSAAGADVTLTRQEWYRLFTAAGHKLP; this is encoded by the coding sequence GTGAAGACCTATCAACTGCCCCATACCGACCGCACCCTGTCCAGCGTCGTGCTGGGCATGATGCGCATTCCCAAGATGAGCGATGCGGAAGTCCAGACACTGGTCGGCGCCGCGCGTGACGCGGGTATCAATGTATTCGACCACGCCGACATCTATGGCGGCGCCCGCCATGCCTGCGAGGCGCGCTTTGGCGAAGCCATCAGCTTCAATGCGGCCGAGCGCGAGGATGTTTTCATCCAGTCCAAGACCGGTATCGGCAAGGGCTATTTCGATTTCTCCGAGGAGCACATCCTCAAATCTGTCGAGGGCTCACTCAAGGCGCTGCGCACCGATTATCTCGATCTGCTACTGCTGCACCGCCCCGATACGCTGGTCGAGCCCGACGAGGTCGCATCGGCCTTCGACAAGCTGCTTGCTGCCGGCAAGGTCCGCAATTTCGGTGTCTCCAACCAGACGCCCGGCCAGATCGACCTGCTCAAGACCGCCGTCAAGCAGCCGCTTGTTGCCAATCAGGTGCAGCTTTCGATCACCCATGCGCCGCTCATCGCCCAGGGCGTGGCGGCCAATATGGCCGGGCTCGATCAGTCGATCGACCGCGATAATGGTCTGCTCGAATATTCGCGTATCAACAACATGATGCTGCAGGCCTGGTCGCCCTTCCAGAAGGGCTTCTTCGATGGGGTATTCCTGGGCGATCGCGAGAACTTCGCCGAACTCAACGACGTCATCGACGAACTGGCTGGCCAATATGGCGTCACCCCGACCGGCATTGCCGTGGCCTGGATCATCCGCCACCCGGCCAATATCCAGGTCGTTCTGGGCACCACCAATCCCGGCCGCGTCGCCGATTCTGCCGCTGGTGCCGACGTCACCCTGACCCGTCAGGAATGGTATCGCCTGTTCACCGCGGCGGGACACAAACTGCCCTGA
- a CDS encoding ABC transporter ATP-binding protein yields the protein MSTNIELRNIIKSYGDVKVVHGIDLTINPGEFTVFVGPSGCGKSTLLRMIAGLEPITGGDLIIDDERMNDVPAARRGIAMVFQSYALYPHMNVYQNLAFGLETAKMPKAEIEQRVQKAAEILKIEPLLKRKPKQLSGGQRQRVAIGRAIVREPRIFLFDEPLSNLDAELRVQMRVEIAKLHNDLGNTMIYVTHDQVEAMTMADKIVVLRAGVIEQAGAPLELYNNPKNLFVAGFIGSPKMNFLTATSEGGKLTVAGNALEIGRAVDGATTLGVRPEHITLAEGSGTKLAEVRVDLVENLGGQTVVYATTKDNQPINIVLEGQRAVELGETVAVHIDPARLHLFNAAGDAI from the coding sequence ATGTCGACCAACATCGAATTGCGCAACATCATCAAGTCCTATGGCGACGTCAAAGTCGTGCACGGCATCGACCTGACCATCAATCCCGGTGAGTTCACCGTGTTTGTGGGCCCCTCGGGCTGCGGCAAGTCGACCCTGCTGCGCATGATCGCCGGGCTCGAGCCGATTACCGGCGGTGATCTGATCATCGACGATGAGCGCATGAATGATGTGCCGGCGGCCCGCCGCGGCATCGCCATGGTGTTCCAGAGCTATGCGCTCTATCCGCACATGAACGTCTATCAGAACCTGGCTTTCGGTCTTGAGACCGCCAAGATGCCCAAGGCCGAGATCGAGCAGCGCGTGCAAAAGGCTGCCGAGATCCTCAAGATCGAGCCGCTGCTCAAGCGCAAGCCCAAGCAGCTTTCGGGCGGTCAGCGCCAGCGCGTGGCCATTGGCCGGGCCATTGTGCGCGAGCCCCGCATCTTCCTGTTCGACGAGCCCCTGTCCAACCTCGATGCCGAGCTGCGCGTGCAGATGCGTGTCGAGATCGCCAAGCTGCACAATGATCTGGGTAACACCATGATCTACGTGACCCATGACCAGGTCGAAGCCATGACCATGGCCGACAAGATCGTGGTGCTGCGCGCAGGCGTCATCGAGCAGGCCGGTGCCCCGCTCGAGCTCTACAATAACCCCAAGAACCTGTTCGTGGCTGGCTTTATTGGCTCGCCCAAGATGAACTTCCTGACCGCCACTAGCGAAGGCGGCAAGCTGACCGTTGCCGGCAATGCGCTCGAAATCGGCCGTGCCGTTGACGGCGCCACCACGCTGGGCGTGCGGCCCGAGCACATCACCCTGGCTGAAGGCAGCGGCACCAAGCTGGCCGAGGTCCGCGTGGATCTGGTGGAAAATCTGGGTGGCCAGACCGTGGTCTATGCGACCACCAAGGACAACCAGCCCATCAATATCGTGCTCGAGGGCCAGCGCGCCGTCGAGCTGGGTGAAACGGTTGCGGTGCACATCGACCCCGCGCGCCTGCATCTGTTCAATGCGGCCGGCGACGCGATCTAG
- a CDS encoding NAD(P)-binding domain-containing protein: MSDPTPAIRIARKLDIVVIGAGQAGLSAAYHLKGAGLVPNRDFLVLDSAPRPGGAWQFRWPSLTLSTVNRVHDLPGMSFTESAGEDPSVQAAVAVPQYFAAYEDRFDLQVQRPSTARVVCNRGERLRIETDHGLYSARGLINATGTWEKPFIPDYPGADSFAGRQLHTRDYQTASEFAGQHVMVVGAGISAIQLLDEISRVTTTSWVSRTPPHFRDGSFTPEDGRAAVKLVEDRVRAGLPPGSVVSVTGLPRSPAIAAMEQRGALNNQPMFESMTPTGVRWADGREQAVDVILWCTGFRSALDHLAPLQLREPSGGITMTGRLATQVARDPRIHLVGYGPSASTIGANRAGAAAAKELLNHLARSASAQG; this comes from the coding sequence ATGTCCGACCCTACACCCGCCATCCGCATCGCGCGCAAGCTCGATATCGTGGTGATCGGCGCCGGGCAGGCCGGGCTCAGTGCTGCCTATCATCTCAAAGGAGCCGGGCTGGTCCCCAATCGCGATTTCCTGGTTCTTGATTCTGCGCCCCGGCCCGGCGGCGCCTGGCAGTTTCGCTGGCCCTCGCTGACGCTGTCCACGGTCAACCGGGTGCACGATCTGCCCGGCATGAGCTTTACCGAGAGTGCGGGCGAAGACCCCAGCGTGCAGGCCGCGGTCGCCGTGCCGCAATATTTTGCCGCCTATGAAGACCGCTTCGACCTGCAGGTGCAGCGCCCCAGCACGGCCAGGGTGGTGTGCAATCGCGGCGAGCGCCTGCGCATCGAAACCGATCACGGGCTCTACTCCGCCCGCGGCCTGATCAACGCCACCGGCACCTGGGAAAAACCCTTCATCCCCGACTATCCCGGTGCCGACAGTTTTGCCGGTCGCCAGTTGCATACGCGCGACTACCAGACGGCCAGCGAATTTGCCGGTCAGCACGTCATGGTGGTCGGCGCGGGCATTTCCGCCATCCAGCTGCTCGATGAAATCTCCCGGGTGACCACCACCAGCTGGGTCAGCCGCACCCCGCCGCACTTCCGCGACGGCAGTTTCACGCCCGAGGATGGCCGCGCTGCCGTCAAGCTGGTCGAAGACCGCGTACGCGCCGGCCTGCCACCGGGCTCGGTGGTGTCGGTCACGGGCCTGCCACGCAGCCCGGCCATTGCGGCCATGGAACAGCGCGGCGCGCTGAACAACCAGCCCATGTTTGAATCCATGACCCCCACCGGCGTGCGCTGGGCCGATGGGCGCGAGCAGGCCGTCGATGTCATCCTGTGGTGCACCGGCTTTCGCAGCGCCCTCGACCATCTGGCGCCGCTGCAATTGCGCGAACCCTCGGGTGGCATCACCATGACCGGGCGGCTGGCCACCCAGGTTGCCCGCGACCCGCGCATCCATCTGGTCGGCTACGGCCCCTCAGCCTCCACCATCGGCGCCAACCGCGCCGGCGCGGCCGCGGCCAAGGAATTGCTCAACCATCTCGCGCGATCAGCATCGGCACAGGGCTGA
- a CDS encoding LysR family transcriptional regulator yields the protein MNSLNYKHLRYFLEVARQGNLTRAARMLGVAQSALSTQIHTLEERLGHHLFERVGRQLVLTEAGRIAQDHAEAIFAAGDDLLATLRVGSGRRQLLRVGALATLSRNFQIDFVRPCLGQPDLEVILTSGSLAELVGQLRHLELDVVLCNAPPATSPADGLIVHRLAQQTISLFAAPTLDCFSLSLRDALVSQPVILPTGASSIRAEFDGLCDRLGVSPVIVAEVDDMAMLRLMAREGIGLAPLPAIVIRDELEAGMLREVVQLPAIREAFYALTFQRQFPSRVADALIASASSWRNEAGNNATDP from the coding sequence ATGAACAGCCTGAACTATAAGCATTTGCGCTATTTCCTCGAAGTTGCCCGGCAGGGCAATCTGACCCGCGCTGCCCGCATGCTGGGCGTGGCACAGTCAGCTTTGTCGACCCAGATCCACACCCTCGAAGAACGGCTGGGGCATCATCTGTTCGAGCGGGTCGGGCGCCAGCTGGTGCTGACCGAGGCGGGCCGGATTGCGCAGGACCATGCCGAAGCCATCTTTGCTGCAGGCGATGATCTGCTGGCGACGCTGCGCGTGGGTTCGGGGCGGCGACAATTGCTGCGGGTGGGGGCGCTGGCGACGCTGTCGCGCAATTTCCAGATCGATTTCGTGCGGCCCTGTCTGGGCCAGCCGGACCTTGAAGTGATTCTGACCTCGGGCAGTCTGGCCGAACTGGTGGGTCAATTGCGCCATCTCGAACTCGATGTGGTGCTGTGCAATGCGCCGCCCGCCACCAGCCCCGCCGATGGCCTGATCGTTCACCGGCTCGCCCAGCAGACCATCAGCCTGTTTGCTGCGCCCACGCTGGACTGCTTTTCGCTCTCGCTGCGCGATGCCCTGGTCAGCCAGCCGGTGATCCTGCCCACCGGCGCAAGCAGCATCAGGGCCGAGTTCGACGGGCTGTGCGATCGTCTGGGGGTGTCGCCGGTGATCGTGGCGGAAGTGGACGACATGGCCATGTTGCGTCTGATGGCCCGCGAGGGGATTGGCCTGGCGCCCCTGCCCGCCATTGTCATTCGCGACGAGCTTGAAGCGGGCATGCTGCGCGAAGTGGTACAACTGCCAGCCATTCGCGAGGCGTTCTACGCCCTGACCTTCCAAAGGCAGTTCCCCAGCCGCGTCGCCGACGCGTTGATAGCCTCGGCATCAAGCTGGCGAAACGAAGCGGGCAACAACGCTACCGACCCCTGA
- a CDS encoding site-specific integrase, translating to MPKLTKALVAAIEPPDAGSETTWDSVLRGFGVRASAGGTKTYVLKYRTRDEARVRWLTIARVGTLTLDEARQEASNALGQVAKGNDPAAEKQASRKAETMAQLVEFYALQGLIVQRGKRGGQPMKPATAKNTIARLRIHVVPLLGSLKAKSVTPSDVERFFRDVKLGKTARTVEVIGTKGQTYRKVIASGGAGAARKVVRDLSAVFTFAVRQGIVSANPVLIAKVPKADEQNTRFLSAEELQRLGAALDELEADGVNLKALNIVRLLALTGARKEEIASLRWSEVDLGAGFFRLQDTKTGRSNRPIGSEAMALLAKLKKTASSNSPWVFPAEKGDASYSGLKRYWPRITAKANLQGVTPHTLRHSLGSIAASSGEALLIVGAMLGHSNARSTSIYAHIAESPAQLAANRASAAVVEAMSGKQPKVYTSRASLAADHV from the coding sequence ATGCCCAAGCTTACGAAGGCCCTAGTTGCCGCCATTGAGCCGCCGGACGCCGGAAGTGAAACGACTTGGGATTCCGTACTTCGCGGGTTTGGTGTCCGGGCATCTGCCGGGGGTACAAAGACGTATGTCTTGAAGTACCGAACACGAGATGAGGCGCGGGTACGGTGGCTCACGATTGCCCGTGTTGGGACGCTAACGCTAGATGAGGCGCGCCAAGAGGCCTCCAATGCTCTCGGGCAAGTTGCAAAAGGAAACGACCCGGCCGCAGAAAAGCAGGCAAGCCGAAAGGCTGAAACCATGGCGCAACTAGTCGAGTTCTACGCCCTTCAAGGGTTGATCGTTCAGCGTGGCAAACGCGGCGGCCAGCCAATGAAACCCGCAACTGCAAAGAACACCATTGCAAGGCTTCGAATTCATGTTGTGCCGTTGTTGGGCAGCCTGAAAGCTAAGAGCGTTACGCCGTCAGACGTCGAGCGCTTCTTCCGCGATGTGAAGCTGGGGAAGACCGCTCGGACGGTGGAAGTTATCGGCACCAAGGGGCAGACCTACCGCAAGGTAATCGCGTCTGGTGGCGCCGGGGCAGCGCGCAAGGTGGTGCGCGACCTTAGCGCGGTATTCACTTTTGCCGTGCGGCAGGGCATCGTGAGCGCCAATCCGGTGCTGATTGCCAAGGTGCCAAAGGCGGACGAGCAAAACACGCGCTTCCTATCGGCGGAAGAACTGCAACGGCTGGGTGCTGCGCTTGATGAGCTTGAGGCCGACGGTGTGAACTTGAAGGCGCTCAACATTGTACGGTTGTTGGCCCTGACCGGCGCACGAAAAGAGGAAATCGCATCACTCCGATGGTCAGAAGTCGACCTAGGTGCCGGGTTCTTCAGGCTGCAAGACACCAAAACCGGCAGGAGCAACCGACCGATTGGTTCGGAGGCAATGGCCCTCTTGGCCAAGCTGAAAAAGACCGCTTCCTCAAACTCGCCGTGGGTGTTCCCAGCCGAAAAGGGAGACGCGAGCTATTCGGGGTTGAAGCGATATTGGCCCAGAATTACTGCCAAAGCCAACTTGCAAGGCGTCACGCCCCACACGCTGCGTCACTCACTTGGATCAATAGCGGCGTCCTCTGGTGAAGCTCTTTTGATCGTTGGCGCCATGTTGGGCCATTCCAACGCGCGCTCTACTTCTATTTATGCGCATATTGCTGAAAGCCCAGCGCAGCTTGCCGCCAACCGGGCCAGCGCTGCGGTTGTCGAGGCGATGAGCGGCAAGCAACCGAAAGTCTATACTTCCAGAGCCTCACTTGCGGCCGACCATGTATGA